The region CACGGGAATGCCGCTCAGCGTTTCATCGGCCTTGACTTCTTGCAACACCTGGCGGCCGTCTTTTTTCGGCAATCCCAGGTCGAGCAGAATCAGGTCGGGACGCGGAGCACGGGCAAACTTGCCGTCCTGACGCAAAAACTCCATCGCTTCCGCGCCGTCACGAATCAGCGTCATGCGGTGCTGAATCTGGCCCTTCTTCAAGGCGCCGATGGTCACGCTGGCATCGACCAGCCCGTCTTCGACGAGCAGGATCTCCATCGGCCGCCCAATTGTCTGGTTGAACATCAATCCCCTCCTCGCCCACGGCACTGACCCGTCGCACAGCAACCGCCTGCTGGTGCCGTCTTCCGTAATTGTATACATCACGCGGCCGAGAATGAGACCTCGGCGGTGGCTGGGGCAGAGCCTGGCCAGGTGGAGGATGGCACTTCGTTCATCTCG is a window of Pirellulales bacterium DNA encoding:
- a CDS encoding response regulator, producing the protein RDERSAILHLARLCPSHRRGLILGRVMYTITEDGTSRRLLCDGSVPWARRGLMFNQTIGRPMEILLVEDGLVDASVTIGALKKGQIQHRMTLIRDGAEAMEFLRQDGKFARAPRPDLILLDLGLPKKDGRQVLQEVKADETLSGIPVVIMTSSDDEEDRIQSELLGVDAFVTKPVDFEKFLTVVRQLKRYLHADLILPAL